A portion of the Punica granatum isolate Tunisia-2019 chromosome 7, ASM765513v2, whole genome shotgun sequence genome contains these proteins:
- the LOC116214599 gene encoding uncharacterized protein LOC116214599 codes for MVNRVDASIDVFTFPSIRVEHRDPEFEFGTTHEPDSPADHIFLNGKLLPHAFPVQSDALSRFNSNTVARASSVSSRKDSLLPCRTSSTRSSCSSSSARTSLSDISEQKPFYQSRSASRPQNRGDGNRGFASHRSLHRSSSQGTWQFIMPVPSLSYDGSRRRKSGDAGRATSPRDKLDAERLTRPKRGFCRGFFRSFSSTCKQCHALEPPKKERERDGMMYWIS; via the coding sequence ATGGTGAATAGAGTTGACGCCTCGATCGACGTCTTCACATTCCCTAGCATCCGCGTCGAACACCGAGATCCCGAGTTCGAGTTCGGGACCACTCATGAGCCGGACTCACCAGCTGATCACATTTTCCTCAACGGCAAGCTCTTGCCCCACGCCTTTCCTGTTCAGTCCGATGCATTGTCTCGTTTTAACTCGAATACCGTGGCTCGGGCAAGCAGTGTCAGCAGCAGGAAGGACTCGTTGTTGCCTTGCCGGACCAGTAGCACTCGCAGCagctgcagcagcagcagtgCTCGGACCAGCTTGAGCGATATATCAGAGCAGAAGCCATTCTATCAGAGCAGATCCGCTAGCAGACCGCAGAATCGAGGTGATGGAAACAGAGGTTTCGCGAGTCACCGCAGTCTACATCGTTCGTCATCTCAGGGGACATGGCAGTTCATTATGCCGGTGCCGTCATTGAGCTACGATGGTTCTCGGAGAAGGAAAAGCGGGGATGCTGGGAGAGCAACAAGTCCTCGTGACAAGTTAGACGCCGAGAGGTTAACTCGGCCTAAACGGGGGTTCTGCAGGGGATTTTTCCGATCGTTTTCGTCTACCTGCAAGCAGTGTCATGCCTTGGAAcctccaaagaaggagagggaaaGGGATGGCATGATGTATTGGATCTCTTGA
- the LOC116214152 gene encoding serine/threonine-protein kinase sid1 has protein sequence MADVAGFMEAAGARFSQLELIGRGSFGDVYKAFDKELNKEVAIKVIDLEESEDDIEDIQKEISVLSQCRSQYITAYYGSYLHQTKLWIIMEYMAGGSVADLLQSGQPLDEMSIACIVRDLLHAIEYLHNEGKIHRDIKAANILLTETGDVKVADFGVSAQLTRTISRRKTFVGTPFWMAPEVIQNSEGYNEKADIWSLGITVIEMAKGEPPLADLHPMRVLFIIPRESPPQLDEHFSRLMKEFVSLCLKKVPAERPSAKELLKHRFIRNARKSPRLQERIRERPKYQPVEDVESPMGKGIVEGTDTVKVKRDIQGEETVRASGQGRTVKNTGWDFSIGGTQSTGTVRSNVRPPQVREKKSEVSYNQATPRRAADSSNWLSPSGNSLPESSEILFRKDARDRYSGEQNNYHEDENSSPSGSGTVVIRSPRGSQSSPFSHDQSTLSSGTYASFEDASTTGTVVFRGQQDESDSPRTPKSRFGVQEKSSSASLEDSALNLAEAKAAMQVGMRRGNARERSALSKFRDGQENGSREHTTKSSYDSSRNSQEYFDAPKVLPRSRNASDDEESAKTLSASAPLSVLLIPSLKEAAGDDIDVSVVRAVTNSLVSLERVRPGSCEVLTSKLLQKLASSKEPLLKDLQAQAAHIFSKGKTSPQELEKANSEADTRKKQQNKELNSSTNLSPLARFLLSRWQGQVSRDLNPT, from the exons ATGGCTGATGTGGCGGGTTTCATGGAAGCTGCGGGAGCTCGATTTAGTCAGCTCGAGCTCATTGGAAGAGGATCTTTTGGTGACGTCTATAAAGC GTTTGATAAAGAGCTCAACAAAGAAGTGGCTATTAAAGTAATTGATCTTGAAGAATC GGAGGATGATATTGAGGATATACAAAAG GAAATTTCTGTGCTGTCACAGTGTCGGTCTCAATATATCACAGCTTATTATGGTTCCTATCTTCACCAAACCAAGCTATGGATAATAATGGAATACATGGCTGGTGGTTCTGTGGCCGATCTA CTCCAATCAGGTCAACCCCTAGATGAGATGTCTATTGCTTGCATAGTACGTGACTTGCTGCATGCAATCGAGTATTTGCATAATGAGGGGAAGATTCATAGAGACATCAAAG CGGCTAATATTTTGTTGACTGAGACCGGTGATGTGAAG GTTGCAGATTTTGGTGTATCTGCGCAATTAACAAGAACTATTTCAAGGAGAAAG ACGTTTGTGGGAACGCCATTTTGGATGGCGCCGGAGGTAATCCAGAATTCTGAAGGATACAATGAGAAG GCAGATATTTGGTCCCTTGGGATAACAGTTATCGAGATGGCAAAAGGTGAACCTCCACTTGCAGATCTTCATCCGATGAGAGTTCTTTTTATCATACCTCGAGAAAGTCCACCACAG CTGGATGAGCATTTTTCTCGTCTGATGAAAGAATTTGTTTCATTGTGCTTGAAGAAGGTGCCGGCAGAG CGGCCCAGTGCCAAGGAGCTTTTGAAGCACCGTTTTATTAGAAATGCTAGGAAGAGCCCAAGGCTTCAGGAGAGAATAAG AGAGCGTCCAAAATACCAGCCAGTGGAAGATGTAGAAAGTCCTATGGGTAAGGGCATTGTGGAGGGAACTGACACTGTGAAGGTGAAGAGAGATATACAAGGAGAAGAAACAGTCAGAGCCAG TGGTCAAGGGAGGACAGTGAAAAACACTGGTTGGGATTTCAGCATCGGAGGAACTCAGAGTACAGGGACTGTTAGAAGCAACGTGAGACCACCCCAGGTCAGAGAGAAGAAAAGCGAAGTTTCATACAATCAGGCAACCCCCAGAAGAGCTGCAGATAGTAGTAATTGGTTATCTCCATCAGGAAATTCCCTCCCTGAGTCTTCTGAAATTTTATTCAGAAAAGATGCTAGAGACCGGTATTCCGGGGAACAGAATAATTACCATGAAGAT GAGAATTCATCTCCGAGTGGATCAGGAACTGTTGTTATACGCTCCCCAAGAGGATCTCAATCATCTCCATTTTCCCATGACCAAAGTACTTTG TCTAGCGGCACATATGCTTCTTTTGAAGATGCTTCTACCACAGGAACTGTTGTTTTCCGCGGGCAACAGGATGAGTCTGATTCTCCTCGAACCCCAAAATCCAGGTTTGGAGTTCAAGAAAAAAGTTCGAGTGCTTCACTTGAAGATAGTGCATTAAATCTTGCAGAG GCAAAGGCTGCTATGCAAGTGGGTATGAGAAGAGGAAATGCAAGAGAAAGGTCCGCACTAAGCAAGTTTAGAGATGGTCAGGAAAATGGAAGTAGAGAACATACAACCAAAAGTAGTTATGATTCTTCAAG GAATTCACAGGAGTATTTTGATGCTCCCAAAGTATTGCCAAGGTCTAGAAATGCAAGTGATGATGAGGAAAGTGCAAAAACATTATCAGCATCTGCCCCGTTATCCGTTTTGTTAATCCCTTCTCTGAAAGAG GCTGCTGGTGATGATATAGACGTGTCAGTTGTCCGAGCAGTTACAAACTCACTTGTGAGTCTGGAACGAGTTAGACCTGGGTCATGTGAAGTCCTTACGAGCAAGTTGCTTCAGAAGTTGGCAAG TTCGAAGGAACCATTGCTAAAGGATTTGCAGGCACAGGCAGCTCACATCTTCTCAAAGGGAAAGACATCTCCTCAGGAGTTAGAGAAGGCAAATTCTGAAGCTGACACTCGTAAGAAGCAGCAGAACAAAGAGCTTAACTCAAGCACCAATTTGAGCCCCTTGGCCAGATTTTTGCTCTCCAG ATGGCAAGGGCAAGTTTCACGGGATCTTAATCCAACGTAA